AGTATTATTACATTCTGTACCACCTGATGTAAAATAAATCTCTTTATCTTTCGCCCCTAGAGATTTAGCTACAATCTGTCTTACTTCTTTTATACCTTTTTCAACTTCAACACCTTTTCTGTGAACAGAAGAAGGATTTCCATAATCCGTACTAAGTGCATATACCATTTTATCTATAACTTCTGGATAAGGTTTTGTAGTTGCACTATTATCTAAGTATATTTCCAACTTTATTACACCTGCCTTTATTTAAAATCTTCAACTCTAATTATTATACCATTAATTATAGTATTTTTTTTGTTAATCTTTATTAAAAAGATAATCTTAAGTTTATAAAATCTTCTTTCATAAAAATCTAGTTTTTTCACTTAACTGCAAAATTTTATGGTAAAATATAATATATTTATACTATACCCTACAAAAATACGTGATAACATACAATATATTATAAAATAATATATTATATAAAATAAATATATTATATTATACATATACTTATTTTTGCTATAAAGTCTATTTTTATAAGCTTACTTGTTATAAAAATAACTTTTATAATTTATATCAAAAAAAATATTGATTTTTGTGTCGCATTTTGTTATAATAAATTAAGGTTATCCCCCTGGTAACCCTAGTTAGTTAATATATCTATTCCCAATACCCTTTCATAAGGATATATTTTATATTTATTAAAAATCGAATTAATATCGGAAACTAATTCGATGGAAAAAAAGAGCTTACCCCGAGCTCTTTTTTTTTCTGCAAAAATATAATATCACATTAAGATAAAGTTAATATTAATATAATTTAAATTTTAAAAATTATATTAATTATCACTAAAAAAGGATGTATTGAATTTCTAATATCAATACATCCTTTTTTTTATATTACAACACTTTTGCTAAGAATGATTTTGTTCTATCGTGTTTTGGATTTCCAAAGACTTCTTCTGGAGAATTATCTTCAAGAATACTTCCTCCATCTATAAAAATAACTCTGTCCGCAACTTCTTTGGCAAATCCCATTTCATGAGTTACAATTGCCATTGTCATTCCTTCTTTAGCAAGTTCTTTTATAACATCCAAGACTTCATTTACCATTTCTGGGTCAAGAGCAGATGTTGGCTCATCAAATAACATCATGTCTGGTTCCATAGCAAGAGCTCGTGCTATTGCTATTCTTTGCTTTTGACCTCCAGATAATTGTGATGGATATGAATCTTTTTTATCTAAAAGACCAACTCTACTTAATAAAACTTCTGCTTTCTTTTCTGCTTCTTCCTTAGTCATTTTTTTTAATTTAATTGGTGCCAATGTTATATTATCTAAAATAGTCTTATGTGGGAATAAATTAAAGTTTTGGAACACCATACCTATATTCTGTCTAACTTCATCAATATTAGTTTTTCTATCAACTAAATTTTTTCCTTCAAATATTATATCTCCACCTGTTGGTATTTCTAATAAATTCATACATCTAAGAAGTGTACTTTTACCAGAACCACTTGGACCTACTATAACCATTATTTCGCCTTTAGCGATTTCTAAGTTTATATTCTTTAATACATTTAAATCTCCAAAAGATTTACTTAAATTTTTTATTGTAATCATATTATCACTTTCCTTTTATACTATTCTATGTTTTCTCTAAATGCCAAATATTCTCTCATCTAATTAGACACAGATAGTTTCTTTTCTAATAATCCAACTAATCTTGATAGAGTAAATGTTATAACAAAGTAAATTGCTGCTGCTACTATTAATGGTTCTAGTGCTTTAAATGCTGCATTTTTTACTATATCAGCAGTACGCATTATCTCAACAACTCCTATTACAGATATTATTGAAGATTCTTTTACAAGTGTAATAAATTCATTTGCTAATGAAGGTAGTATATTTTTTATAGCTTGAGGTATTATTATATATCTCATAGTTGCCCAATAATTCAATCCTAATGATCTACTTGCTTCCATTTGCCCATTATCAACTGATTGTATCCCTGATCTAAGTATCTC
This sequence is a window from Clostridioides difficile. Protein-coding genes within it:
- a CDS encoding amino acid ABC transporter permease, whose amino-acid sequence is MSLDFSFLSKFGTSFLEGTGVTVSISLVALCFGFIIGIIICMARISKSKILRAISSIYIEILRGTPLLVQIYIVWFGLPQLGIRFPMLFGIPSEFIASAFALSVNSGAYVAEILRSGIQSVDNGQMEASRSLGLNYWATMRYIIIPQAIKNILPSLANEFITLVKESSIISVIGVVEIMRTADIVKNAAFKALEPLIVAAAIYFVITFTLSRLVGLLEKKLSVSN
- a CDS encoding amino acid ABC transporter ATP-binding protein produces the protein MITIKNLSKSFGDLNVLKNINLEIAKGEIMVIVGPSGSGKSTLLRCMNLLEIPTGGDIIFEGKNLVDRKTNIDEVRQNIGMVFQNFNLFPHKTILDNITLAPIKLKKMTKEEAEKKAEVLLSRVGLLDKKDSYPSQLSGGQKQRIAIARALAMEPDMMLFDEPTSALDPEMVNEVLDVIKELAKEGMTMAIVTHEMGFAKEVADRVIFIDGGSILEDNSPEEVFGNPKHDRTKSFLAKVL